Proteins from one Phocoena sinus isolate mPhoSin1 chromosome 8, mPhoSin1.pri, whole genome shotgun sequence genomic window:
- the LOC116758725 gene encoding serum amyloid A-2 protein has protein sequence MSTMKLFTGLILCSLVLGVHSRWFSFLGEAYEGAKDMWRAYSDMREANYKNSDKYFHARGNYDAAQRGPGGVWAAEVISDARENIQRVTDLFRHGDSGHGVEDSKADQFANEWGRSGKDPNYFRPAGLPDKY, from the exons ATGAG CACAATGAAGCTTTTCACAGGCCTCATTCTCTGCTCCTTGGTGCTGGGAGTCCACAGCCGATGGTTTTCCTTCCTTGGTGAGGCTTATGAAG GGGCTAAAGACATGTGGAGAGCCTACTCTGACATGAGAGAAGCCAATTACAAAAATTCAGACAAGTACTTTCACGCCCGGGGCAACTATGACGCTGCCCAAAGGGGACCTGGGGGCGTCTGGGCTGCTGAAGTGATCAG CGATGCCAGAGAGAATATTCAGAGAGTCACAGACCTTTTTCGGCATGGAGACAGTGGCCACGGAGTGGAGGACTCAAAGGCCGACCAGTTTGCCAATGAATGGGGCCGGAGCGGCAAAGACCCCAATTACTTCAGACCTGCAGGCCTGCCCGACAAGTACTGA